ATGGAATACCTTGACGGAATAATCTATTCAATTTTATACTTAGCTGCTTCTTTTATTCTCTTTTACATTGGCAAAGTAGCTTATCAACTCTTTCACCCAAAAATCAAAGTTGCGGAGGAACTTGTTGTACGAGACAATTTTGCTTTTTCGGTAGCCTATGTCGGCTACTATATCGGCCTAGTGATTGCACTGGGCGCTGCTGTTTATGGAGAATCCAATGGATGGCAGTTGGATTTAATGGACATGGGTGTTTACGGTCTTTTGACCATCGTTCTTTTGAACCTATCACTGCTTATTAACGACAAACTAATCCTCAACAAGTTCAGTGTAAAAAAGGAAATTCTTGAAGATCGGAATGTAGGTACAGGCGTGATTGAAGGAGCCAATGCTGTAGCTACAGGTTTAATCGTATTAGGGGCTATTCATGGTGAAGGCCATGGTTTTGGAGGACCGATCGTGACAGGGGTGCTGTACTGGTTATTAGGTCAAGTATTACTTTATATCACAGCGAAAGTATACAGCGCCATTACTCCATATGATGTACACGATGAAATTGAAAAAGATAATGTAGCAGTAGGCATAGCAATGGCGGGTGCGATGGTCGCTATCGCGAATTTGATTCGGTTTGCCCTCATGCATGATTTTGAAAGTTGGTTGATAACAGTAGAAGACGTAGCAATTGACGTTGCCATCGGACTTGCTTTCTTACCATTGGCACGTTTACTTACTGATAAGATCCTGCTTCCAGGCAGAAAGTTAACAGACGAAATCGTGAACCAAGAAAACCCAAATAAAGGTGCGGCGCTAGTTGAAGCATTCGCCTATATCGGTGGCTCTGTGCTAATTACTTGGGCCCTATAATTTTCTTGATAATCCTCACCAGAGGAGAACTCCTTTAAATGTCGAAATCGAACATACTTAAGTTAGCCCTATTTGCGACAGGACTTTCTGGTATAGTAGCCGAATACGTCCTTTCGACACTTGCCACTTACTTTTTAGGTGATTCTGTTTTTCAATGGACAATGATCGTGTCCATTATGCTTTTTTCTATGGGATTAGGAAGTAGGATAAGCCGCTATATATCGGGCGACCTGCTTCAAAGATTTATCTATATAGAATTTACTTTATCCCTTTTAACAGCATTCGTTTCGGTCATCACCTACCTCTCTTCAGCTTACTATGGAGACAATACGGTGATAATCTATGGTATGAGTATTCTTGTTGGCCTACTAATCGGCATGGAAATTCCCATTGTTATGCGGCTAAACGATGAGCACGAGGAACTGAAGATAAACGTATCCTCAGTTATGGAGAAAGACTACTATGGCAGTTTGCTTGGCGGCGTCTTTTTCGCCTTTATCGGCCTACCCTATTTAGGCCTTACTTATACCCCGTTTATCCTCGGGAGTATCAACTTTTTAGTCGCTTGTCTTTTAATTTATGTCCTTTGGAGGTCCATAGATACCAAGTACCGATCTAGACTTATCGGACTCATAGCTGGTGTTATATTGATTATTAGTGCCGGCGCCATTTGGGCAAAAAGTATCATTGACTTTGGGGAAGAACTCAGGTATAAGGATAGGGTTGTTTTTTCAGAACAGACGAAGTATCAGCGCATTGTTATTACTCAATCCAAAGAAGCACATTGGCTTTTCATCAATGGCAATCAGCAATTGAGCTCGATAGATGAGATTATGTATCACGAGCCACTAGTACACCCGGTCATGGGCTTACTGAAAAACCCAAAGCACATTTTAGTTATGGGTGGCGGCGATGGTGGTGCTGTTCGAGAAATCGTAAAATACCCTTCTGTTGAAAAAATTACTTTGGTGGACTTAGATCCCCGAATGACAGAACTAGGGCAATCTCAAGACTGGTTGGTGAGCATGAACCAAAACTCGTTGAACGACCCAAAAGTTGAAATCATAAATGCCGATGGTTTCACTTGGCTCGAGGCCAACGATCAGTATTATGACGCGGTAATCATAGATTTACCAGACCCTAAAACAGTTGAATTAGGAAGGCTTTATTCTTATGAATTTTATCAGCTATGCCATAATCACCTGCGGCCCAATGGCGTAATTACAACCCAAGCTGGCTCTCCATACTACGCAGCCAGAGCGTTTAACTGCATAGATCAGACCATGACCGAAGCTGGATTTACTACAGTACCGCTTCACAATCAGGTAGTGACACTCGGAGAATGGGGATGGGTACTTGGCGTAAAAGATGGAGAAAAGAGCGCGGTAAAACGGGCACTTCAAAGTCTTAGTTTTGAAGGAATTGCCACTGAGTGGCTAAACACTGAGGCAATGACCTTAATGACCTCTTTTGGGAAGAAGGTATTCCCAGATGATGATAAACCGGTGGAAACCAATCGAATTCACAATCCAGTTTTGTACAAGTACTACTTAAAAGGGAAGTGGGACCTTTATTAATCTGAGCCTTTTATAGCCCCCTTTTTGGCCAATTAGATATCAAAACCACCTACGTCGATATCGCCAAAGTCAAACCAACTACTATCTGCACCAGCATCGGTTACAGCGTCAAACCCACCAACATCACCTAAGCTATCGGCTCCAATGGAATCGAAATCCATATCGGCATTGAACAAATCCGCATCGCCAGCATCAATTCCTTCGGCTCCGATTGATCCCAAAACATCGGCGTTATCCCCTACCAAAGTCACATCGCTCACATGCATATGATGATCGTGAAGTAGGGTCGACCATAGAAAGCTATAGAGTAAAATATCACCAAAACCATGGTAGCCATCAAAAACAGGATCGTATTCCCGTGTCGGGTTTTTCCTTCTTCCTTTAAAGACAGGCTTTCTATCCTTGGCTTTTGGCATAACCACACGTTTGTCAATTTGAATCTTTACGTCATCGATCTTCATGTGCTTTCTGACCCTTAAACCAAGGTCATTGATGAATGTCTCAAAAGCTAAGTGTTGCTCTTGTACAAATTGATCGAGCACATCTTGTCCAGAAAAACGCGTTTTCATTTTTGCCTTTACGCTTTCCTCATCTTCTCCCTCTCGCTTTCTAAATTCTTTCATCAAAGCATTTACTTTGATCTCAATTGGGTACACCCCCACTGCATGTATTCGATTTATATCAATTTCAATCAGGTAGACAAAGTTGTTGTCCTCATGCTCCAACACCATGTGTAGCGTTTTGAAATGGTGAGACATGGCATCATTGACCGTGAGTTCATAGGCATCTAGAGCATCCTTTAAGTCGTCTTTCTTACCTTCTTTATCATAGTAAATATCTATGTCATCGTGAGAGAGCCGAATGATATTATTGATATCGATTTCCCAAAAAAGCCGATTCATTTGTTGTAGCACTGAAACCGTGGTAAAAGTCTCATGCTCTACCTTTTTTGAGGTAGCTCCAGCGGTAACATAGTGTAGAAACTTCCTGAACATTTCATCAGGCTCAACTCGCTCAATTTTCGTGAGCTGGGATGGGTCAATTGATATTCGGGCACTGAAATACATACTTCAAAATTTTGGTTTAAAAGCATCTTCAAGATAAGCATTAGGATGTTCTCTTTGGGTATTTTCATCAGCGAAAAAATCCGCTTAACGAAACTATTCCCCTAGTAGATTTGCTGCTTGAATTCCTGAGTCCAGCGCCTCAAAAAGTAGTGGAAGCCTGGCATTATCCACTCCGGCAAAAGTCATGTTTTTATGAAGACGATTCTTATTCTTATCGGAGAAAAGATAGCCTGGCTTTGGAATAGGCATGGCATGACCCATTACCTTGATATTTACATGCTCAATTAAACCCTCAAGATCTTGATCAAAGTATTGATTCAAGTAACCCAGTGTCTTTGCGACGATCACTTCACGGTTAGCCTCTACATTTTTTAAATCATTTCTTACCGATGGGGGCAAACAATAATATGCCGTCAAAACACGGTTACTAGTATCATCGGTCTCTTGCATATCCGAATCCACAAAGCCCATAAAAGTCTCATCTTCCATCAGCATCTCATTTTGCCAATAACCTTTCTTCTCAAGCGCGTCGGTCAATACAAAATTCAATACCAGCCAAGGTGCATAATCATTGTCTTGAAAGAATTCATATTGATCTGGCATGATGTACTTAAGTGCATGCTTTTGGCCTGCGTAAACCACGTTTTTGGAGGTAATGGTTTTCACAAGACTTTTTTCAACATCAATTACCTCAGTTTGAAAACCATCGGCCACTTTTC
This is a stretch of genomic DNA from Roseivirga misakiensis. It encodes these proteins:
- a CDS encoding DUF350 domain-containing protein, producing MEYLDGIIYSILYLAASFILFYIGKVAYQLFHPKIKVAEELVVRDNFAFSVAYVGYYIGLVIALGAAVYGESNGWQLDLMDMGVYGLLTIVLLNLSLLINDKLILNKFSVKKEILEDRNVGTGVIEGANAVATGLIVLGAIHGEGHGFGGPIVTGVLYWLLGQVLLYITAKVYSAITPYDVHDEIEKDNVAVGIAMAGAMVAIANLIRFALMHDFESWLITVEDVAIDVAIGLAFLPLARLLTDKILLPGRKLTDEIVNQENPNKGAALVEAFAYIGGSVLITWAL
- a CDS encoding polyamine aminopropyltransferase yields the protein MSKSNILKLALFATGLSGIVAEYVLSTLATYFLGDSVFQWTMIVSIMLFSMGLGSRISRYISGDLLQRFIYIEFTLSLLTAFVSVITYLSSAYYGDNTVIIYGMSILVGLLIGMEIPIVMRLNDEHEELKINVSSVMEKDYYGSLLGGVFFAFIGLPYLGLTYTPFILGSINFLVACLLIYVLWRSIDTKYRSRLIGLIAGVILIISAGAIWAKSIIDFGEELRYKDRVVFSEQTKYQRIVITQSKEAHWLFINGNQQLSSIDEIMYHEPLVHPVMGLLKNPKHILVMGGGDGGAVREIVKYPSVEKITLVDLDPRMTELGQSQDWLVSMNQNSLNDPKVEIINADGFTWLEANDQYYDAVIIDLPDPKTVELGRLYSYEFYQLCHNHLRPNGVITTQAGSPYYAARAFNCIDQTMTEAGFTTVPLHNQVVTLGEWGWVLGVKDGEKSAVKRALQSLSFEGIATEWLNTEAMTLMTSFGKKVFPDDDKPVETNRIHNPVLYKYYLKGKWDLY